From a single Chiloscyllium punctatum isolate Juve2018m chromosome 31, sChiPun1.3, whole genome shotgun sequence genomic region:
- the LOC140457207 gene encoding LOW QUALITY PROTEIN: general transcription factor II-I repeat domain-containing protein 2A-like (The sequence of the model RefSeq protein was modified relative to this genomic sequence to represent the inferred CDS: deleted 1 base in 1 codon), with product MQSMKGTTTGNDMFTEVNLHLDTLGLKWDKLVGVTTNGCPNLTGKNVGLLKRMQDNVTEIDPKQKLVFLHCIIHQEALCKSVLKINHVVDVVTKIVNFIRARALNHRQFVALLEENETEHRDIGYHTAVRWLSLGKMLKKSVWDLREEIQDFCVKKGNGIPQLSDADWIADLGFAVDATALMNELNVKLQCKGLFVHEMYNLVKAFMEKLQLLSSQMEDSLLTHLPTLKEAAPSADHLHRYSSMLEALHGEFSRRFKDFKVIENEMHILFSPFTCNMENTLSDVQLELIDLQSDTPLAEYFRSVSLLDFYSSLKEENFPHMRRHAQKILVLFGSNYICEQTFSVMKFNKSKYRPSIYDDHLSAVLCISSSDMQPDFSAFVQAQNRLEFPH from the exons ATGCAATCAATGAAAGGAACAACAACTGGTAATGATATGTTCACGGAGGTAAATTTACATTTGGACACGTTGGGACTAAAATGGGACAAGCTGGTAGGTGTGACAACGAATGGTTGTCCAAATTTAACAGGAAAAAATGTTGGACTCTTAAAGAGAATGCAGGATAACGTGACAGAAATTGACCCCAAACAGAAATTGGTATTTTTGCATTGTATTATACATCAGGAAGCATTGTGTAAGTCAGTGTTAAAAATTAACCACGTGGTTGATGTTGTAACTAAAATAGTTAACTTCATCAGGGCAAGAGCTTTGAATCACAGGCAGTTTGTTGCACTTTTGGAGGAAAATGAGACTGAACATCGTGACATAGGCTACCACACAGCTGTCAGGTGGCTCAGCCTGGGCAAAATGCTGAAAAAAAGTGTATGGGACCTGAGAGAAGAGATTCAAGATTTCTGTGTGAAGAAAGGGAATGGCATTCCACAGCTTTCAGATGCAGACTGGATTGCAGACCTTGGTTTTGCTGTTGATGCGACTGCACTTATGAATGAACTAAATGTGAAATTGCAGTGCAAGGGCCTTTTTGTGCATGAAATGTACAACCTGGTGAAGGCTTTTATG GAAAAGTTGCAGCTTCTTTCAAGCCAAATGGAGGACAGCCTTCTCACCCACTTGCCAACACTGAAGGAAGCCGCACCTTCAGCTGATCACCTCCACAGGTATTCATCTATGTTAGAAGCACTGCATGGTGAATTTTCAAGGCGATTTAAAGACTTTAAAGTTATTGAGAATGAAATGCACATACTTTTTTCCCCATTTACATGCAATATGGAGAATACACTTAGTGATGTTCAGCTTGAACTCattgacctgcagtctgacacacctCTGGCAGAGTACTTTAGGTCAGTCTCACTGCTTGATTTTTACTCTTCCCTCAAAGAGGAGAACTTTCCCCACATGAGGAGGCATGCTCAGAAGATCCTAGTCCTCTTTGGATCCAACTATATATGTGAACAGACATTCTCAGTGATGAAGTTCAACAAATCCAAATACAGACCCTCTATCTATGATGATCACCTCTCAGCTGTCCTTTGCATATCCAGCTCAGACATGCAACCAGATTTCAGTGCATTTGTTCAAGCCCAAAACAGACTGGAGTTTCCTCACTAA